A genome region from Chlorobaculum tepidum TLS includes the following:
- a CDS encoding DUF4276 family protein encodes MSRLEVLVEEPSMEEALRHLLPKIIGNRAGWKVINMGSKGRLMKELPNRLRGYKQRMDKGEKIKIIVLIDRDNDNCHDLKRQLEDMARKAGLQTKTAAGTGGAAFQVVNRIAIEELEAWFMGDTAALQCAFTSLRGVRFPNSFNNPDNDGTWERLHHFLKQNGIYRKSYPKIDAARTIAKHMDPGRNRSRSFQYFVQGVEACL; translated from the coding sequence ATGAGCCGACTGGAAGTGCTGGTGGAGGAGCCATCCATGGAAGAGGCTTTGCGGCACCTGCTGCCGAAGATCATCGGGAATCGCGCCGGGTGGAAGGTGATCAACATGGGAAGCAAGGGGCGGCTCATGAAAGAGCTCCCTAACCGGCTCCGCGGCTACAAACAGCGGATGGATAAAGGCGAGAAGATCAAGATCATCGTCTTGATCGATCGGGACAATGACAACTGTCACGACCTGAAACGGCAACTTGAAGACATGGCTCGCAAAGCTGGATTGCAGACAAAAACGGCTGCGGGAACGGGTGGTGCTGCTTTCCAGGTGGTCAATCGCATCGCCATCGAGGAGCTGGAGGCTTGGTTCATGGGCGATACCGCGGCATTGCAATGCGCTTTTACATCGTTACGTGGTGTTCGCTTTCCTAACTCATTCAACAATCCCGACAATGACGGCACCTGGGAACGGCTGCACCATTTCCTCAAACAAAACGGTATCTACCGTAAAAGCTACCCCAAGATCGACGCGGCCCGCACTATTGCCAAACACATGGACCCTGGCCGCAATCGCTCGCGCAGTTTTCAATACTTTGTGCAAGGCGTGGAGGCCTGCCTATGA